The Paenibacillus guangzhouensis region AGGTCAATCACGATTAAGGAGACGAATCATATTACGAGCGAATACAGCCTGAAAGTAGGCATGCAGCTAAAGATCGGATAAAGGAGGGGGTGGCATGCGGATTGTCTATATATCCCGAACGAATCAGAAGTCGGATATCACCGAGTTATTCATTCGGGCGACATGGAGCGGCGACGTCAAGGAAGTGGCGCGCAAGCTGGAGGTATCGTTTGCGGTGAACGCGGGTGAACCTTACCTTCCTAAGCTATTCATGGACCTAGGAGAGATGCTGATGGTCATCGATGATGAGGGGAAGGAGCTGTGGCGGGGGTATATTTTCGCGAAAAGCAAGTCTTTGTCCGGCACGGAGGTGACATATACGGCGTATGACGGCTTGATCTATCTAACGAAGTCCAAGGTATCGAAGAACTTCAAGCAAGTGACGGCCGAGCAGATCACGAACTTGCTGTGCAAGGAGTTCGGTATCCCGGTTGGGCAGCTCGCGAAGACGAATATCCCGCAGAGCTTCGTACATATGGGTAAGACGGTGTATGAAGCGATCATGACAGGATACACGCTGGCGTCCAGCCGGACCAAGCGCAAATATATGCCGCGGATGCGAGAAGGCAAGCTGGATGTGGTACTGCTCGGCGAGACGGTCGTGAAGCGCATCCTGACGGCAGAGACGGATCTGCTCGAATCCACAGTGGACGAGAGCATCGATGCGATGGTTAACCGTGTGTTGATCGTCAATGAGGCGGGCAGCGTTGAACGGGTCGTAGACAATGGACCGTGGGTCGAGAAATATGGCCAGATGCAGGAAGTGTACCAGAAGGAAGAAGGTAAAGATGCGAACCAGGAAGCGAAATCTAGACTATATGGTATGGATCGTAGTGCTTCGGTTCAGGTTATCGGCGGGCGGGATGCTTATGATCTGGTCGCTGGAAATGCGGTGCGAATGATCGAGGATGTGACCGGGATGACCGGTCTTTTTTATATCGAAAATGATTCGCATTCGTTTGAAAATGGTGTGCACACCTTGAATTTACAGCTCAATTTCGAGAAGGTCATGGACGAATATATGCCGGATGAGCAAGGGGGAATTTGATGTCCGAGTTGTCATGGCTCGTTGAATTTATTCGGGATCAGGGACAGAAGTCGATGGGTCCTTCGGTGTTGCTGGGTCAGGTGCTCACGGTTCCGCCCTCGTTGGTGGTTCGTGTGCAGGGGATGGATCTCATGGTAGAGGATCTCTATATCTCTTCTTCGTTGCTTCTTCCGGATGCGTTACGGATCGGGGATCGGGTTACATTGATGCCGCTTGCCGGAGGACAGCAATTTATCGTATTAAGCAAGGTGGTGAAGATGGGTGAATGATCTATTTCCGATGGTGGATGTCCCGCCGGATATAGCTGTTGGTGTTGGTAGCGGAGCAAGTTTGCCGTTATTCCGGGAATATGCATGGGATTTCGATCGGGATGAATTTGTGATGAAGGATGGGCAGTTGGTGCTGCTCGAAGGTCAGGCAGCTGTGCAAGTGTGGGTATATAAGGCGCTGCGTACCGAGCGTTATCGGTATTTGGCGTATACCTGGGATTATGGCAATGAGATCGAGAGGCTCATCGGCAGCACGTTCTCGCCTGCTGCGCAGCGCAGTGAAGCAGAACGTTACGTTCGTGAGGCGTTAATGGTTCTCCCATACATTCGGGAAGTGAACCAAATCGAGATCGCATCGGAAGGCGATGAGCTGCGTATCGAAGCGACGGTCGAGACCGTCTATGGGGAGGTGAAGGTGCGTGTTTGAACAACAATCTTGGGATAGCATTCTCGCACGGATGCTGAACCGATTTGCCCCGCAAGGGGTGGCGAAGCAGGAAGGCAGCTTTGTCTATGACGCAATGTCGCCGGTCGCGGTGGAATTGTCGCAGGCATATAGCGATTTGGATCGCGTGCTGGAGCAGGGGTTCGCTGAGACGAGCAACGGGGTGTATCTGGACCGGCGTGCAGGTGAGCACGGTGTGACGCGCAAGCCGCCGGCGAAGGCGCACGGGATTGTGAAGGTGAGCGGAACGGCGGGTGCGAAGATTCCCGCGGGTGCGATGTTCGCAACGAAGAATGGCACGCTGTTCGTAGCGGCGGCCGAGGCAGTTATTACTACGGAAGGCTTCGTGAAAGTAAACGTGGCCGCGGAAGAAGCGGGTGTGAGCGGGAATGTGCCGGCACTGGGGATTACGGAGATTATCGGCAGTATCCCAGGCGTACAGCAGGCAGTGAACGAAGCGGCTTGTGCCGGAGGGTATGACGGGGAGACGGACGATGCCCTGTTGGATCGGCTGCTGACTAAGGTTCGTACACCGGCGACGAGCGGCAATGCGAACCAATATCGTCAATGGGCGATGGAAGTGACAGGTATCGCGGATGCCAAAGTGTTCCCGCTATGGAACGGCAACGGGACCGTCAAAGTCGTCCTGCTGGATGACAATCGGCGTGCGCCTGTACCAGAGCTGGTTACACAGGTTGCGAATCATATCGCATTGGTGAGGCCGATTGGGGCGAACGTGACCGTGTCGGCTGCCGTGGAGGTGCCGCTGAATATCGACGTGGACCTGGATGTCTTACCCGGCACATCACTTGAGGATGCCAAAGCGTTGATTACCAGTGAGATTATCGTGTATTTGAAGGGCCTTTCGTTCGTGGATCCGATCGTTCGGACTGCCCGTATTGCGAATGTCATCTTGGATACGAAATCGATCGTGGACTACCGCGACCTGAAGATTAACGGGAGCATGGAGAACATCATTATTCCGGAAGGCAGCGTCGCGGTGATCGGGACGGTGACTGTGCGATGACGGATGTAAGGGAAAGGGCAGTCATCGAAAGGGCTGTGGGGAATAATCCGCTACGTCGATATGTGCCAGAATTCGTATCGGGCTCGCGTAT contains the following coding sequences:
- a CDS encoding XkdQ/YqbQ family protein; its protein translation is MRIVYISRTNQKSDITELFIRATWSGDVKEVARKLEVSFAVNAGEPYLPKLFMDLGEMLMVIDDEGKELWRGYIFAKSKSLSGTEVTYTAYDGLIYLTKSKVSKNFKQVTAEQITNLLCKEFGIPVGQLAKTNIPQSFVHMGKTVYEAIMTGYTLASSRTKRKYMPRMREGKLDVVLLGETVVKRILTAETDLLESTVDESIDAMVNRVLIVNEAGSVERVVDNGPWVEKYGQMQEVYQKEEGKDANQEAKSRLYGMDRSASVQVIGGRDAYDLVAGNAVRMIEDVTGMTGLFYIENDSHSFENGVHTLNLQLNFEKVMDEYMPDEQGGI
- a CDS encoding DUF2634 domain-containing protein, whose amino-acid sequence is MNDLFPMVDVPPDIAVGVGSGASLPLFREYAWDFDRDEFVMKDGQLVLLEGQAAVQVWVYKALRTERYRYLAYTWDYGNEIERLIGSTFSPAAQRSEAERYVREALMVLPYIREVNQIEIASEGDELRIEATVETVYGEVKVRV
- a CDS encoding baseplate J/gp47 family protein: MFEQQSWDSILARMLNRFAPQGVAKQEGSFVYDAMSPVAVELSQAYSDLDRVLEQGFAETSNGVYLDRRAGEHGVTRKPPAKAHGIVKVSGTAGAKIPAGAMFATKNGTLFVAAAEAVITTEGFVKVNVAAEEAGVSGNVPALGITEIIGSIPGVQQAVNEAACAGGYDGETDDALLDRLLTKVRTPATSGNANQYRQWAMEVTGIADAKVFPLWNGNGTVKVVLLDDNRRAPVPELVTQVANHIALVRPIGANVTVSAAVEVPLNIDVDLDVLPGTSLEDAKALITSEIIVYLKGLSFVDPIVRTARIANVILDTKSIVDYRDLKINGSMENIIIPEGSVAVIGTVTVR